A genomic segment from Triticum dicoccoides isolate Atlit2015 ecotype Zavitan chromosome 1A, WEW_v2.0, whole genome shotgun sequence encodes:
- the LOC119319285 gene encoding signal recognition particle 54 kDa protein 3 yields the protein MVLAELGGSISRALARMSSATVVDENVLRECLNEIARALMQADVRFKMVCDLQANIKKSVNLEALAAGTNKRRVIETAVGKELCKMLDPGKPAFVPKKGKPNVVMFVGLQGSGKTTTCTKYAHYHQRKGFKPSLVCADTFRAGAFDQLKQNATKAKIPFYGSYMESDPVKIAVEGLEKFRQEKSDLIIIDTSGRHMQEAALFEEMRQVAEATKPDLVIFVMDGSIGQAAFDQAQAFKQSASVGAVIITKMDGHAKGGGALSAVAATKSPVIFIGTGEHIDEFDVFNVEPFVGRLLGRGDLPGLLDKMESIVPADQQSELVAKLAEGAFTLRLMYEQFQNLLKMGPMGQIFSMLPGFSSELMPKGQEKQSKEKIKRYMTIMDSMTAAELDSKNPKLMTESRILRVARGSGRQVKDVTDMLEEYKRLAKMWSKLNVSKLIPPNGKMSDQAIQKMLKAMPPQVVQQMGGKSAFEALVKQMGGKDMSKMLAGMKGGA from the exons ATGGTGCTCGCGGAGCTGGGCGGTAGCATCTCCCGCGCGCTGGCGCGGATGAGCAGCGCGACGGTGGTCGACGAGAACGTGCTCCGGGAGTGCCTCAACGAGATCGCGCGCGCGCTCATGCAGGCCGACGTCCGCTTCAAGATGGTCTGCGACCTGCAGGCCAACATCAAGAAGTCCGTCAACCTCGAGGCCCTCGCCGCCGGCACCAACAAGCGCCGCGTCATAGAGACCGCCGTCGGGAAGGAGCTCTGCAAGATGCTGGATCCCGGGAAGCCCGCCTTCGTCCCCAAGAAGGGCAAGCCCAACGTCGTCATGTTCGTCGGACTGCAAG GCTCTGGGAAAACCACCACATGTACCAAATACGCGCATTATCATCAGCGCAAGGGATTCAAGCCGTCACTGGTTTGCGCCGATACGTTCCGGGCCGGTGCTTTCGATCAGTTGAAGCAGAACGCAACCAAGGCCAAGATACCTTTCTACGGAAG cTACATGGAATCAGACCCTGTCAAGATTGCTGTGGAGGGCCTGGAAAAGTTCAGGCAAGAGAAATCTGATCTCATCATCATCGACACGAGTGGGCGCCATATGCAGGAGGCTGCGCTCTTCGAGGAGATGCGCCAAGTTGCGGAAGCAACG AAACCAGACCTGGTGATATTTGTGATGGATGGCAGCATTGGTCAGGCTGCATTCGATCAGGCACAGGCATTCAAACAGAGTGCTTCCGTTGGAGCTGTGATTATCACGAAAATGGATGGTCATGCAAAAGGAGGCGGTGCACTGAGCGC GGTTGCAGCTACGAAAAGCCCGGTGATATTTATTGGAACTGGAGAACACATTGATGAGTTTGATGTTTTCAATGTGGAACCATTTGTCGGCCGTCTGCTAG GTAGAGGAGACTTGCCTGGCTTACTCGACAAGATGGAAAGTATTGTGCCTGCTGATCAACAATCTGAGCTTGTGGCAAAGCTGGCTGAAGGAGCCTTCACTCTCAGACTTATGTATGAGCAATTCCAGAATCTCCTGAAAATGGGGCCAATGGGACAG ATCTTCTCCATGCTGCCCGGGTTTAGCTCGGAGCTGATGCCAAAGGGACAGGAGAAACAAAGCAAAGAAAAGATCAAGCGGTACATGACGATCATGGACTCCATGACAGCCGCAG AGCTCGACAGCAAGAACCCGAAGCTGATGACCGAGTCGCGGATCCTCCGGGTCGCTCGAGGGTCGGGCAGGCAAGTGAAGGACGTGACGGACATGCTGGAAGAGTACAAGCGACTGGCCAAGATGTGGAGCAAGCTGAATGTGTCGAAATTGATACCGCCGAACGGAAAGATGAGTGATCAGGCCATCCAGAAGATGCTCAAAGCCATGCCGCCGCAAGTGGTGCAGCAGATGGGGGGCAAAAGTGCCTTCGAGGCTCTGGTGAAGCAAATGGGCGGCAAGGACATGAGCAAAATGCTTGCTGGCATGAAGGGTGGTGCTTAG